Proteins from one Mycobacterium adipatum genomic window:
- a CDS encoding pyridoxamine 5'-phosphate oxidase family protein, translating into MALSREEREQFLAEPHIAALSVNAGGGRGPLTVPIWYQYTPGGQPWFITGAGSRKHRLIETAGYLSLMVERIEPTVRYVAVDGAVDRIEDGTDDQLVEVTKRYLPPEAVEPYLEMARREHGPSVAVYMKPQHWLSADLGGF; encoded by the coding sequence ATGGCGCTCTCTCGGGAAGAACGTGAACAGTTTCTTGCTGAGCCCCATATCGCCGCGCTGTCGGTGAACGCCGGCGGCGGGCGCGGCCCGTTGACGGTGCCGATCTGGTATCAGTACACCCCTGGTGGCCAGCCCTGGTTCATCACCGGCGCGGGGTCGCGTAAGCACCGCCTCATCGAGACCGCCGGCTATCTGTCACTGATGGTCGAACGCATCGAGCCCACCGTGCGGTATGTCGCCGTCGACGGTGCGGTCGACAGGATCGAGGACGGCACCGACGACCAGCTCGTCGAGGTGACCAAGCGCTACCTGCCGCCGGAGGCCGTGGAGCCGTATCTCGAGATGGCGCGGCGGGAGCACGGACCGAGTGTCGCGGTGTACATGAAGCCTCAGCACTGGCTTTCCGCCGATCTGGGCGGCTTCTAA
- a CDS encoding LLM class F420-dependent oxidoreductase, whose product MRFGLFIPQGWRLDLVDIPTDKHWSVMRDLATYADNSTWDSVWVYDHFHTVPVPTDEATHEAWTLMSAFAASTERLKLGQMCTAMSYRNPAYLAKVAATVDVIAAGRTQMGIGGGWYEHEWRAYGYGFPSAGERLGRLDEGVQIMRDAWRHGRVTFDGKYYQVHDAIVAPTPPQQGGLPLWIAGGGEKVTLRIAAKYAQYTNFSSVPAEFERKSQILAAHCGEVGTDYDAIVRSANVNSVIASSESEVTDRLKAIRDRQVPKAGADAVDAMLSNVASPDSATGTPEQVIERLTRLRDLGCEYAIVYFPEAAYDRSGIELFEREVIPALS is encoded by the coding sequence ATGCGCTTCGGACTGTTCATCCCGCAAGGTTGGCGTCTCGACCTCGTCGACATCCCCACCGATAAGCACTGGTCAGTGATGCGAGACCTGGCCACGTATGCCGATAACAGCACGTGGGACTCGGTGTGGGTGTACGACCACTTCCACACCGTCCCGGTGCCCACGGATGAGGCCACCCATGAGGCCTGGACCCTGATGTCGGCCTTCGCGGCCAGCACCGAACGGTTGAAACTCGGCCAGATGTGCACCGCCATGAGCTACCGGAATCCGGCTTACCTGGCAAAAGTCGCAGCCACCGTCGACGTCATCGCGGCAGGCCGCACCCAGATGGGTATCGGGGGCGGTTGGTACGAGCACGAATGGCGCGCGTACGGGTACGGCTTCCCGTCCGCGGGGGAGCGGCTGGGCCGCCTGGACGAGGGTGTGCAGATCATGCGGGACGCCTGGCGGCACGGCCGGGTCACCTTCGACGGGAAGTACTACCAGGTGCACGACGCGATCGTGGCGCCCACGCCGCCGCAGCAGGGCGGCCTGCCACTGTGGATCGCCGGCGGTGGCGAGAAGGTCACGCTGCGCATCGCCGCCAAGTACGCGCAGTACACCAACTTCAGCAGCGTGCCGGCGGAGTTCGAGCGCAAATCGCAGATCCTGGCCGCCCACTGCGGCGAGGTCGGCACCGATTACGACGCGATCGTGCGCTCGGCCAATGTCAACTCGGTCATCGCGAGTTCGGAGTCCGAGGTCACCGACCGCCTCAAGGCCATCCGCGATCGGCAGGTCCCCAAGGCCGGCGCGGATGCCGTCGACGCCATGCTGTCCAACGTCGCCTCACCGGACTCCGCAACCGGTACCCCCGAACAGGTCATCGAACGCCTGACCCGGCTACGCGACCTCGGATGCGAGTACGCCATCGTGTACTTCCCCGAGGCCGCGTACGACCGCTCCGGTATCGAGTTGTTCGAGCGTGAGGTCATCCCTGCACTCAGCTGA
- a CDS encoding YybH family protein, with amino-acid sequence MSAHEVLQEVLDVWQAGIDAHEPDSVARVFAEDAIFQGLRPYTLGRDGVRAYYASQPAGLTVRYRILETRTPADGVVLGYTQADFTFADGATMSLNLSVLVTRTPQGWQIAHYQVSAIPIS; translated from the coding sequence ATGAGCGCCCACGAAGTTCTGCAGGAAGTCCTGGACGTCTGGCAGGCGGGTATCGACGCCCACGAGCCGGACAGCGTCGCGCGGGTGTTCGCCGAGGACGCCATCTTTCAGGGCCTGCGGCCCTACACCCTGGGCCGTGACGGAGTCCGCGCCTACTACGCATCCCAGCCCGCCGGGCTGACCGTGCGCTACCGCATCCTGGAGACCCGCACGCCCGCCGACGGGGTGGTGCTCGGCTACACACAGGCCGATTTCACCTTCGCCGACGGCGCCACCATGTCCCTGAACCTCAGCGTGCTCGTCACCCGCACGCCGCAGGGCTGGCAGATCGCGCACTACCAGGTGAGCGCGATACCGATCAGCTGA
- a CDS encoding SDR family NAD(P)-dependent oxidoreductase, translating into MNTTTRVAIITGASQGIGAALVEGYRKLGYAVVANSRTIEAGDDPMVLAVPGDIGEPGVGQRIIDAALEHFGRVDTVVNNAGIFIAKPFTEYTDADYDAITGVNLRGFFEVSRAAVAAMEDHGGHLVNISTSLVDQATTAAPSVLASLTKGGLNAATRSLAVEYATRGIRVNAVALGIIRTPMHSDDEYAGLAQLNPQKRIGEQSDVVDAVLYLEHAGFVTGEILHVDGGQAAGH; encoded by the coding sequence ATGAACACCACCACCCGCGTCGCGATCATCACCGGCGCATCCCAGGGCATTGGCGCGGCACTGGTCGAGGGCTACCGCAAACTCGGCTACGCCGTCGTCGCCAACTCACGCACCATCGAGGCCGGCGATGACCCGATGGTGCTCGCCGTACCCGGCGATATCGGCGAGCCCGGTGTCGGCCAACGCATCATCGATGCCGCACTGGAGCACTTCGGTCGCGTCGACACCGTCGTCAACAACGCCGGCATCTTCATCGCCAAGCCGTTCACCGAGTACACCGACGCCGACTACGACGCCATCACCGGGGTGAACCTCCGCGGCTTCTTCGAGGTGTCCCGCGCCGCGGTGGCCGCCATGGAGGACCACGGCGGACACCTGGTGAACATCTCGACCAGTCTGGTCGATCAGGCCACCACGGCGGCGCCGTCGGTGCTCGCGTCCCTGACCAAAGGCGGCCTCAACGCGGCCACCAGATCGCTGGCCGTGGAGTACGCCACCCGCGGTATCCGGGTCAACGCGGTCGCCCTGGGGATCATCCGCACCCCCATGCATTCCGACGACGAGTACGCGGGTCTGGCCCAGCTGAACCCGCAGAAGCGCATCGGTGAGCAGTCCGATGTGGTGGACGCTGTGCTCTACCTGGAACACGCCGGTTTCGTCACCGGCGAGATCCTGCACGTCGACGGCGGCCAGGCGGCGGGGCACTGA
- a CDS encoding LysR family transcriptional regulator, whose product MELRQLRYFVTVAEELNFGRAAERLHIAGPSLSQQIKALERDLKVQLFDRDRRSVALTPAGTALLPDARSLVRQSDELRRRALNLGTDDPVRIGCVNWCPVDWSERAAGVATLRVDTWVMPSHAQAARVADGTLDLAICWVQGADLQALDLHARLVGVDRLYALCPGTDNAPVRAKDTVVLVDTDTASWSSWNRYAEQFAADTGARVMRTDDGGVTGPTFFEHVRRLGRSVLNNPKGQNDSESSDLVRRPVTDPVPLWTWSLVWRRGEDRESVLAVVDAFSRDVGDLGVGAAGVWLPADDPYRRAHHGGQ is encoded by the coding sequence GTGGAACTGCGGCAGCTGCGGTACTTCGTCACCGTCGCCGAGGAGTTGAACTTCGGCCGGGCAGCCGAGCGGCTGCACATCGCGGGACCCTCGCTGTCCCAGCAGATCAAGGCGTTGGAACGCGATCTGAAGGTCCAGCTGTTCGACCGCGACCGCCGCTCGGTGGCGCTCACCCCGGCGGGTACCGCGCTGCTGCCCGATGCCCGCTCGCTGGTGCGGCAGTCCGACGAGCTTCGCAGGCGCGCATTGAATTTGGGAACCGACGACCCGGTGCGCATCGGTTGCGTCAACTGGTGTCCGGTCGACTGGTCCGAGCGGGCCGCCGGGGTGGCCACCTTGCGGGTCGACACCTGGGTGATGCCCTCGCATGCACAGGCTGCCCGTGTCGCTGACGGGACCTTGGACCTGGCCATCTGCTGGGTGCAGGGCGCGGACCTGCAAGCCCTGGACCTGCATGCCCGCCTGGTCGGGGTGGACCGGCTCTACGCGCTGTGTCCGGGCACCGACAATGCGCCGGTACGAGCGAAGGACACCGTGGTGCTCGTCGATACCGATACCGCGAGCTGGTCGTCGTGGAACCGCTACGCCGAGCAGTTCGCGGCCGATACCGGAGCGCGTGTGATGCGCACCGATGACGGCGGGGTGACCGGACCGACCTTCTTCGAGCACGTGCGCCGACTGGGACGCTCGGTGCTCAACAACCCGAAGGGCCAGAACGACTCCGAGTCCAGTGATTTGGTACGCCGCCCGGTGACCGACCCGGTGCCGCTGTGGACATGGTCACTGGTGTGGCGGCGGGGTGAGGACCGGGAGTCCGTGCTCGCAGTCGTCGACGCCTTCTCCCGCGACGTCGGCGATCTGGGCGTCGGCGCCGCCGGTGTGTGGCTTCCTGCCGATGACCCATATCGCCGTGCACACCACGGCGGCCAGTGA